One part of the Hyalangium ruber genome encodes these proteins:
- a CDS encoding carboxypeptidase-like regulatory domain-containing protein produces MHKQAVQSFLRNLPALLVALCLGLGSSAAAQTEYQRFAGQLASKSGTALTGTITINGVRKATATDGSFEIYVPTATRYVIDATRNGYVPTSLIHTGDPLESLDVRLTPAEVYSINPTQNIDVTDSRGTRITIPAGSLVDAQGRPAPAALQLQVYTYDLRNEEMVGDMSGLDVNGSPVMLQSIGAVSAEFRDANGILYNLASGRTARLSLRADPANTFSGTVPLWWYDQAQGMWIEEGSGTVTNGVATGDVKHFTVWNFDTKSPTPACIKLTIDPAYLYSSAISGVLTIRMKVPAPWFRDVTRTVNTPGPHALYNLPPNVNVEFIVNGAPYAIVNTGAAFGGTGIPAYPYNVCKGLLLNVNGTPQTGTIQGKVLRQHRTNHGGVAVTVRSGSTVLGSTVTDAAGNFSLQAAAGTRSATASRPGYLAAQRASLSLAAGGTVTLPTVTLLAGDMDGDNDIDWTDVSAIGPYVTNPPAGVSPSDARDVNGNLFIDWDDVSKAAANGGRVGASPW; encoded by the coding sequence ATGCACAAGCAGGCAGTCCAATCGTTCCTCAGGAATCTTCCGGCGCTCTTGGTCGCGCTGTGTCTCGGGCTCGGCTCGAGCGCGGCGGCGCAGACCGAGTACCAGCGGTTCGCGGGCCAGCTGGCCAGCAAGAGCGGCACCGCGCTGACGGGCACCATCACCATCAATGGCGTACGCAAGGCGACCGCCACGGATGGCTCGTTCGAGATCTACGTCCCCACCGCCACGCGCTATGTCATCGACGCGACGCGGAACGGGTATGTGCCGACTTCGCTCATCCACACCGGTGATCCGCTGGAGTCCCTGGACGTCCGGCTGACCCCAGCCGAGGTCTACAGCATCAACCCCACCCAGAACATCGACGTCACGGACAGCCGCGGGACGCGCATCACCATTCCCGCCGGCTCGCTCGTGGATGCCCAGGGCCGCCCCGCCCCCGCGGCGCTTCAGCTCCAGGTCTACACCTATGACCTGCGCAACGAGGAGATGGTGGGTGACATGAGCGGCCTGGACGTCAACGGCAGCCCGGTGATGCTGCAGAGCATCGGCGCCGTCTCGGCCGAGTTCCGCGACGCCAACGGCATCCTCTACAACCTGGCCAGCGGCCGCACCGCGCGGCTCAGCCTGCGCGCCGACCCCGCCAACACGTTTAGCGGCACGGTGCCCCTCTGGTGGTACGACCAGGCCCAGGGCATGTGGATCGAGGAGGGCTCGGGCACCGTGACCAATGGCGTCGCCACCGGTGACGTGAAGCACTTCACGGTGTGGAACTTCGACACCAAGTCCCCGACCCCGGCCTGCATCAAGTTGACCATCGACCCGGCCTACCTCTACAGCAGCGCCATCAGCGGAGTGCTGACCATCCGCATGAAGGTTCCCGCGCCCTGGTTCCGCGACGTCACCCGCACCGTCAACACGCCGGGCCCGCACGCGCTCTACAACCTGCCGCCCAACGTCAACGTGGAGTTCATCGTCAATGGCGCGCCGTACGCCATCGTGAACACGGGCGCGGCGTTCGGTGGCACCGGCATCCCGGCGTACCCCTACAACGTGTGCAAAGGCCTGCTGCTCAACGTCAACGGCACGCCGCAGACGGGCACCATCCAGGGCAAGGTGCTGCGCCAGCACCGCACCAACCACGGGGGCGTGGCGGTGACGGTGCGCAGCGGCAGCACCGTGCTGGGCTCGACGGTGACGGACGCCGCGGGCAACTTCTCGCTGCAGGCGGCTGCGGGCACCCGGTCCGCCACCGCGTCTCGGCCGGGCTACCTCGCCGCCCAGCGCGCCAGCCTCTCGCTGGCGGCGGGTGGAACGGTGACGCTGCCCACCGTGACGTTGCTCGCGGGTGACATGGATGGGGACAACGACATCGACTGGACGGATGTCTCCGCCATCGGCCCCTACGTGACGAACCCGCCCGCCGGCGTCTCCCCGAGTGACGCTCGCGACGTCAACGGCAACCTGTTCATCGACTGGGACGACGTCTCCAAGGCCGCCGCCAACGGTGGCCGCGTGGGCGCCAGCCCCTGGTAG